In Candidatus Accumulibacter cognatus, the genomic window AGCACAGTCGGGCAGACGGGCAACTCTTCAAACACTTCAAGCTCGGGCAGCAGCGCCTGCGGTTCATCCCTCGGTCGGCCTGACCCGGTAGCAGGCGGCATAGAGCGCCGGCAGGAACCATAGGGTCAGCAGCGTGGCGACGATCAACCCGCCCATGATGGCAACCGCCATCGGTCCCCAGAAGACGCTGCGGGTTAGCGGAATCATCGCCAGGATGGCTGCTGCGGCAGTCAGCATGATCGGCCGGAAACGCCGCACCGTCGAGCCGATGATCGCTTCCCAGGCCGGCTTGCCGGCTTTTTCGTCCTGCTCGATCTGGTCGACGAGAATCACCGAATTGCGCATGATCATCCCCGAAAGCGCGATCACGCCGAGGTTGGCGACGAAGCCGAAAGGCACCTGGAAGATCAGCAGCGCCAGCGCGACGCCGATCAGCCCGAGCGGTGCGGTGAACAGCACCAGCAACATCCGGCCGACATTCTGCAACTGGATCATCAGCAAGGTGATGACGCCGATGAGCATCAGCGGCATCACCGCCTTGATCGAATTCTCGCCCTTGGCCGACTCCTCGCTGGCCCCTCCGGCTTCGATGCGGAAACCCTGCGGCATCCGGGCACGCAGGTCGTCGAGCAGGGGGTCGATCTGAGCGGTGACGGCGGGCGCCTGCATGCCGTCGCGGAGGTCGGCACGCACGCTGATCGTCGGCAGGCGGTTGCGGCGAGCGATCACGGTATCTTCGAGCGCAAAGCTGATCTTTGCCAGTTGCGCCAGCGGCACGTAGCGGCCGCTGCGGGTAGGAATGTTGATGTCGGCCAGCGCCGAGATGCGGGTACGTTCGTCGCCGGCAGCGCGCGCGATCACGTCGACCAACTGGTCGCCTGCACGCATCTGCGTCACGGCAACGCCGGTCAACATCGAATGGAGGAAAGCCGAGAGTTCCTGTGAACTGACGCCGAGTGCGCGCGCGCGATCCTGATCGATGTCGATACGGATCATCTTGCCCATCTCGTTCCAGTCGAAGTTCACTTCCTTGAGATGCGGATTGGCGCGCATCACGTCGGCCACTGCCGCGGCGAGCCGCTGCAACTTTTCAAGGTCTTCGCCGGAAACCCTAAAGACGACCGGAAAGCCCACTGGCGGACCGTTTTCGAGGCGCAGCACGCGCGCGCGCAGGCCGCTCCATTCGCCGCCGACATCGCCAAAGCGTTCTTCAAGGCGTCGCTTGAGGTCCTCGCGCGCAGCGAGGTCGTGGGTGGTGATGACCAATTGCGCGAAATTGTCGTTGAACAGTTGCTGGTCGAGTGGCAGGTAGAAGCGCGGGCTGCCATTCCCAAGATAACTCGCGAAGTACTTGATCGAGCGCTTCATCTCCGATTCGGTAAGGATCGATTCGACTTTTATGGCGGCCGTTTTGGTCGCTAGCAGGGAAGCGCCGTTCGGCAACCACAGGTCGACCAGTAACTCGGGACGACTCGATGCCGGAAAGAACTGTTTCTGTACGCCCAGTCCCAGACCTGACAGCGCCGCCACGAAAGCAGCCAGCGTGGCGGCGATCACCAGCCAGCGATGCCGCAAAGACCATTCGATGGTCGCGCGAACATGACGATAGAAAGGCGTCTGGTAAGTGTCTTGACCGTGCTGTTGGGCCTTGTGGTGCAGTTTATCGGCGTCCAGCAGCAGGTAGCCCAGGTAGGGGGTGAACAGTACCGCCACGACCCAGGAAACCAGCAGCGCGATGCTCACTACCGCGAAAATCGAAAAGGTATATTCACCGGCGCCGGACCTGGCCAGACCGACCGGCATGAAGCCGACGGCAGTAATCAGGGTGCCGGTGAGCATCGGAAAAGCGGTCGAGGTGTAGGCGAAGGTGGCCGCGCGGAAGCGATCCCAACCCTGTTCCATTTTCACGACCATCATTTCGACGGCAATGATTGCGTCGTCGACCAGCAGACCCAGCGAGATGACCAGCGCACCGAGCGAGATCCGTTGCAGGTCGATCCCGAATACGGCCATCAACAGGAAGGTGACCGCCAGTACCAGCGGAATCGACAGGGCGACGACGGTGCCGGTGCGCATGCCGAGGCTGAGGAAGGAGACTGCCAGGACAATCAGGACGGCTTCGGCCAGCGACGACATGAAGAGGTTCATCGATTGGCGGACGATTTGCGGTTGATCGGCGACGATGTGCATGTCGATTCCCAGCGGCAATTGTTTCTGCAGTCGCTCGGTTTCGGCGCGCAAGCGGTCGCCAAGCCGGATCACGTCGCCCCCCTTGTTCATGGCGATGGCGATGCCGATCGCGTCCTGACCCTGAACGCGCATGCGGGGTGTCGGTGGATCGGCAAAACCGCGTTCAATCGTTGCGATGTCGCCGAGGCGGAACCGGTGCCCATCGGCCTGGATGCCGATCTCGCGAATACTCTCCAGCGACTTGAAATCGCCCGAGACGCGAATGCGTACCCGGTCGGACGGCGTTTCGTAGAATCCGGCCGGAGTCATTGCGTTATGCTTCTGCAGTGCGTCGAAGATCGTCAGCGGATTCAGACCGAGCGTCGCCAGCTTGGCGTGCGCAACCTCGATGTAGATCTTTTCTTCTTGGACGCCGATCAACTCGATTTTCTTGACGTCGGGGACCTGCCGTAATTCGCGGGCGATGCGGTCGGCCTCGCGACGCAGCGTGGCAAGGTCGAAGCCATCACCGGTCAGGGCGTAGATGTTGATGAAGGTGTCGCCAAATTCGTCGTTGATGAAAGGGCCGAGCACGCCTTGCGGCAGAGTATGCCGCATATCGCCGATCTTCTTGCGGACCTGGTACCAGGTTTCTGGAACCTCCTTCTTCGGCGTGTAGTCCTTGAGCAGAACGGTGATCAAGGACTCGCCGGAGCGTGTCTGCGAGCGCAGCACATCGACCCAGGGGACTTCCTGCAGGCGTTTTTCGATCCGTTCGGTGACCTGCAGTTGCATCTCGTTCGCGGTGGCACCCGGCCACAGCGTACGCACCACCATCGCCTTGAAAGTGAAGTCCGGGTCCTCGGCGCGGCCGAGCCTGATATACGCAAGCACACCGCCAAGCATCAGCAGGACGATCAGATAGGCGACCAGCGAGCGGTGGCGCAGCGCCCATTCGGACAGATTGGGAAAGATCATCGCCTGGAGGTGCCTTGCCGATCCTTTTTCGGCAGTGGCTCGTCAAACCGGGGTGCCTGTTCGATGACCTTGACGTGCTCGCCGCTGCTCAGCTTATGGACGCCGGCGACGACGATTCTTTCCCCGGCCTGCACGCCGCTGTCCAGTACGGCGGCGTCTTCCCGATAGCGGGCAATCGCAACCGGTCGCAAGGTAACGGTCTGCTCCGCGCTGACCACCCATAGCGCTGGCTGGCCAGCGTGCTGAAATATGGCTGTCAGCGGCACCGTCAGGTGGGCCTTCCCGTCAGGGCGATGGAAGTGTACCCTGGCGGTCATCCCGAGCAGAACCCGGGCATCCGGATGGTGGATTGAAACGCGCGCCGCGTAACTGCGGGTGACCGGGTCGGCAACTGCCGATACTTCGCGCAGCGTTCCCAGATAGATGGCCTCGTTTTCTGCCCACAGGCTCACCTCGGCGGATCGAAGCGCGCGCAGCTCCGGCATGTGTGTCTCGGGGATCGAGATCGCGACTTCCAGGGTGTCGGCACGCGCCAGTCGCATCACGGTCTGCCCAGCGGCGACAACCTGGCCGACTTCAGCCGTGACGAATCCGACGATACCCGCCTGTTCAGCTCTGAGAACCGTATACGCGGTCTGGTTGCGGGCCAGTTCAGCCTGTGCCAGTGCGGCCCTGAAGCGAGTCTCCTGGGCATCGAGGGCTGCCTGGCTGACGAAGTTTCTGGCATGCAGATTCCTGAAACGCCCGAGATCGGCGGCGGCAAGGTCCAGTTGAGCGGAAGCTGCCGTCGCCGCCAGGGTGGTATCGGCGGGATCGAGCCTGGCCAGTACTTCCCCGGCTTTGACCACGGCCCCGGTATCGACCAGGCGGGCAGAGATCTTGCCGGGAATGCGGAAGGCGAGCGGGATTTCGTAACGCGAGCGAACCTCTCCCGAGTAGTCGAGGAACTCGTCTCCCGCGCTTTCGCCAAGAACGCGCGTCAATACCGGCCGGGTGGGCTCGGGGGCTACTGGCTCCTTGCCGCAGGCGGCGAGCAGCGCGAGAAGGGCGAGCAACAGCAGAGTGTTTTGAGGAAAGGCCGTGTTCAGCCGCATACCGTGCCTTACGGGCAGGGGCGCATCGGGGTCGGAGTCCGCACCGCGCAAAACAAGCACCAGCAGCCTGAGAGCAATGATCGGGCCAGTAATGTAGCTGTTGCTGCAAGTGGAGTCAATTGGCGAGGATTGTCCGCTAGTGATCCGCCGGAAAACGCTGCCGGCGTCGGTGGTGCTCCCATTCGTAGAGCCGATTAAATGTAAAATCAAACGGATAAGGAGGCCGGGTGAGCATTTGTGGGGTTCACGCCAAGCATCAGCAGGGTGGCGTTGAAAGCCTCCAGAAATTTCTTTACATGCCGTAACCTTGTTGTTAGCATCAAAAGGAGAATCTCCATAGGTACGCTAACTGCAAATTATTGAAGGGTTTTTTAGGCGAGGGGTGGCAATTTGCAGCTTGATTTTTCGATCTTTAATCCCAAGGCGCGCTCGCTGATCGGTCTTGATATCAGTTCGTCGTCGGTCAAAATGGTGGAGCTGGCCAGTGATGGCAAGGGTGGCTACCGTGTCGAGCGTTACGCGATCGAGGTCTTGCCAAGGGATGTCGTGTCGGATGGCAACATTGTCAATCTTGAGTCGGCTGCGGAATCCGTCAGGCGGACCTGGAAGAAACTGGCGACCTCGACGCGGCAGGTGGCCATCGCTCTTCCATCGTCACATGTCATTACCAAGAAAATCATTGTCATGGCGGGGCAGCGTGAAGATGAGCTCGAACTGCTGGTGGAGTCCGAGGCCAACCAATACATCCCGTTCCCGCTCGATGAAGTCAACCTGGACTTTCAGGTGCTCGGGCCAGCGCCGTCTTCTCCTGACGAGATCGAGGTTCTGATTGCTGCGTCGCGGAAGGAAAAGGTGGAGGACCGCGTTGCCGTTGCCGAATCAGCCGGCCTCAAGCCGAAAGTGTTGGACGTGGAGTCCTACGCCATGCTTGCCGCTTTTGAACTGATTGAGGCTCAGCTTCCGGAAGGCGGCAAAGGGAAGATCATTGCCTTGGTGGACATCGGCGCCAATGTGATGAACTTCACCGTTCTCCGCAATGGTCAGCAACTGTACGCTCGCGAACAGGCATTCGGCGGCAATCAACTGACGCAGGATATCGCCCGCATGTTTGGCATGAGCTTCGAGGAGGCAGAGGCCGAGAAACGCCGAAATACGCTGCCGGAGAAATACGAGGCCGAACTACTGCGGCCATTTCTCGAATCTCTAGCTCTGGAACTGTCGCGTGCCTTGCAGTTCTTCTTCACTTCGACGCAGTTCAACGAGGTCAACCACATCGTCCTCGCAGGGGGCTGCGCAGTCATTCCGGGTGTTGACGAAGTGGTGGCTTCCCGGACCCAGATCAACACGATCATTGCTAATCCCTTTGCCAACATGCTGCTCGCCGAACGGGTTCGCGGCAAGAATCTGCTGGCCGATGCTTCGTCATTGATGGTCGCCTGCGGTCTTGCGCTGAGGAGATTCGACGCATGATACGGATCAATCTTCTGCCACATCGGGAAGAGAAGCGCAGAGCGCGGCGGCAACAGTTTTACGCCTTGCTGGGCCTGGTGACGCTGCTTGCAGGGCTGATCGGGGTTCTCGTTTACTCGGTGATTGCCGGTTACATTTCGGCGCAGGATGCCAGGAATGATTTTCTCAAGAAGGAGATCGCCGTCCTCAACAAGGAGATCGATCAGATCAAGCGGCTCAAGGAGCAGAGCGACGCCTTGATGGAGCGTAAACGGATCATCGAGTCGTTACAGCGTGATCGGGCAGAGGCGGTGCGTTTGCTGAGCGAACTGGCCAAGCAGATGCCGGAAGGAGTGTACCTGCGTTCGTTGAAGCAGGAGGGGCAGAGAATCAGTCTCGGCGGTTATGCCCAGTCCAGTGCCCGGGTGTCGACGCTGATGCGCAACATCGAGGCATCACCGTGGCTTGAAAAACCGCAGTTGCTGGAAATCAAGGCCGTCCTCGTTGACAAGCGGCGCCTCAATGAATTCACCATGAATGCCTCGATCAAGAGGACGACGGTCGGAGGAGGAGAGCAGAAGTGAAAGCAAGCGCTCTTCAAAACATCGACGTGAGGGCAATCTTTCGGGATTTCCAGGATCTGAATCCCAAGGATGTGGGGACGTGGCCTCTGGTGCCGCGTGTAGCCATCCTGTTGGCCCTGTTCCTGTTGATCCTGTTGGGTGGCTGGTGGTTCTTCTGGGATGAACAGTTGGTGTCCCTGGAAAACAAGCAGCAAACCGAATTGAAGCTCAGGGATGAGTTCGTTGCCAAGAAGAAACTGGCGGTAAACCTCGATCTGTACGTGCAGCGCCTGAACGAGATTGACCGTTCCTTCGGTGCGCTCCTGAAACAATTGCCCAACAAATCTGAAGTCGAGGCCTTGCTGGTTGAAATCAACCAGGCGGGGATGGGCAGAGGGCTGCAGTTCGAGTTGTTCAAACCTGGAGCGGAGCAAGTCAAGGACTTTTATGCGGAACTGCCAATCAACGTGCGCCTGACCGGCTCTTATCATGACTTCGGCGCCTTCGCCGGAGATATCGGCAAGCTGTCCAGGATCGTCACCTTGAACAATATCGCCATTGCCCAGGGCAAGGACGGGGGGTTGGTGATGGATGCCATTACCAAGACCTTCCGCTATCTCGACGAAGAAGAACTGGCGGCGAAGAGGAAGGCCGCCCAAGCTGCGAAGGCTGGAAAGAAATGAGGAGACTCGTTGCCCTGCTTGGCACGCTCTTCCTGGTCGCATGTTCCACTGGCGATCACGAGGACCTGCGTGAATGGATGAAAACTGCGGCTCAGGATACCAAGGCCAAAATCCCCCCCTTGCCGGTAGTTGAGCCCTACGAGCCTGCCTCTTATGATGTGGGCGGTCTGTTTGACCCTTTCAAGCCGGCCAAGGTGGGTCCCGAGGAGAAGAAGGGCGGTGGTGGCCTGCGGCCTGACCTCGATCGGCCAAAAGAACCGTTGGAGCTTTATCCCCTGGAGTCGCTGAAATACGTCGGAGTGATGACGAGAAACAAGGTGTCGTACGCCATCATCCAGGTTGAAGGGACTTTGTACCAAATCAAGATCGGAAATTACATGGGGCAGAATTTCGGCGTGGTGGTCAACGTTTCCGAGGCAGATGTCACCCTGCGAGAACTCGTCCAGGATTCGGCCGGTGACTGGGTGGAGAGGACGAGTACCTTGCTTTTGCAGGAGAAGGGAGCAAAGTGATGAAGTACATTAAACAATACCTGTTTGGCCTGGTTGCCGGAGCGCTGTGGGCTCTTGGAACAGCGAATGCACAGGAAGATGTCCGTCCCAATTCGATTGAGTCGATGAATGTCGTGCAGCAAGGCTCGGTATTGAATGTCAAGCTCACTTTTAAGGAACCCCTGCGAGCACTGCCGGCAGCCTTCAGTGTCGCCAAGCCGGCGCGTATGGCCTTTGATTTTCCGAACACGACCAACGGCCTCGGCAAGTCGAGCCAGGCGTATAACGAGGGCGATTTGAAAAGTGCCAACATCGTCCAGGCGGAAGACCGGACTCGCGTCGTCCTGAACCTGCACAAGGCGATGACCTACGAGGCAACGATCGATGGCAACAGCCTGCTGCTTGCCTTGGTACCGAGTGCGACGACAGTGGGTATGGCGCAGATCGAACATTTCGCACAGGCCCGTCCGTCTGCTTTGTCCAACACCATTCGCGACATCGCCTTCCGGCGTGGCAAGGATGGCGAGGGGCGGATCACGGTTGACCTCACCGATGCCAATGCAGGCATCGACATCAAGCAGCAAGGGTCGACGCTGGTAGTCGATTTTGCCAAGGTAACGGTTCCGGAAACGCTACGCAAACGTCTGGACGTGACCGATTTTGCAACCCCGGTGTTGACCGTGCAAACCGACCAGCAGGGCGCCAACACCCGCATGATCATCACGCCGCGTGGCCTGTGGGAACACAACGCATATCAAAGTGACAGTCAGTTCGTCATTGAGGTCAAGCAGGTCATCGTGAATCCGAACAAACTGGTACAGGGTTCGCGTGGTGGTTATCAGGGCGAGAAGTTGTCGCTGAACTTCCAGAATGTCGATGTGCGCCGTCTGTTGCAGGTGATCGGCGAGTTCACCGGCATGAACATGGTCGTCAGCGACTCCGTCAGCGGCTCGATTACCCTGATTCTCAAGGATGTGCCCTGGGATCAGGCACTCGACATCATCATGCAGCAGAAGGGTCTGGACATGCGCAAGAATGGAAACGTCATTCTGATTGCGCCACGTGAGGAAATTGCGACCAAGGAAAAGCTCGATTTCGAATCGAAAGTGCAGATCGGTGACCTCGAGCCCTTGCAGACCGAGAGTTTCCAGATGAACTACATCAAGGCTGAAGCGGTGCAAAAGCTGCTGATCGACCCCAAGCAGACCTTGCTCTCGAAGCGTGGTAGCGCGCTTCTCGATGACCGTTCGAACATGATGTTCGTCAAGGATACGCCGAGCCGTCTCGATGATGTGCGGGCGATGATCGCCAAGGTGGACATCCCCGCCCGACAGGTGATGATCGAAGCGCGAATCGTTGAAGCCGGCGACTCATTTGCCAAGAATCTGGGCATTCGCCTGTCCTTTGGAGCGACAAACAAGACCTCTTCGGTAGATTCGGTTACCGGCCGGGTAACCACGACTGTAGAGCAGGTCAAAGACAAAGGGTACATCGTCAATTCAGACCCCAGATCTTCTTCATTCGGTCTCGTGAATCTGCCTGCGACCCCAAGATCAGGGACTCCGGGACTGCTCAACCTGAGTCTGTACGATAATTCGCTGACGCAGTTTCTCAACCTGGAAATTTCAGCACTGGAAGCTGACGGGCGTGGCAAGGTGATCTCGAGTCCACGCGTGATGACGGCAAACCAGGTGGAAGCAATCATCGAGCAGGGCGTAGAGATTCCCTATCAACAGGCAACAAGTTCTGGTGCTACCAGCGTATCGTTCAGAAAGGCCAATCTCTCATTGAAGGTGAAGCCACAGATCACCCCGGATGGCAAGATCACCATGACCCTGGACGTCAACAAGGACACCCCGAACACCCGTTTGTCGACAGGGGCAGGGGTGGCTATCGATACCAAGCACGTCAAGACCGAAGTCTTGGTCGAGAATGGCGGCACGGTGGTTATTGGCGGCATCTACACGCAGGAAAAGCGTACCAACACCCAGCGAATCCCGTTTTTTGGCGACCTTCCCTATGTTGGATGGATGTTCAAGAACCGGGAATGGATTGACGACAAGACTGAACTACTGGTCTTCATCACGCCGAGGATCGTTGTCGAAAATCTGTCGTTGCGCTGATCGCTGCTGCCTGTGACGTGTGTGCATTGGCGCACGCATCACGGGCCAGCCGCTGCAGTTCCTGCTCCCATGGCCGTCTCCTGAGCATGCGATAGAATAGGCGCGTGAACAACGACAAACGCAATGTCTATCTGGTTGGCCTGATGGGGGCCGGAAAAACGACCATCGGCAAGGCCCTGGCCAGGCGCTTGGCTTATCATTTTGTTGATACAGACCACGAGGTCGAAGCGCGCACCGGCGTCGGTCTGCCGACGATCTTCGAGATTGAAGGTGAAGACGGCTTTCGCAGACGCGAGGCACAGGTCATTGCCGAGCTGGCTGACCTGGATGCGCAGGTGGTGGCAACCGGGGGTGGTGCCGTGTTGCGGCCCGAGAACCGGCAGAACCTGCGAGCAAGTGGTCTGGTGATCTATCTCGATGTGCCGCTGCCAACGCT contains:
- a CDS encoding pilus assembly protein PilM, which encodes MGLDISSSSVKMVELASDGKGGYRVERYAIEVLPRDVVSDGNIVNLESAAESVRRTWKKLATSTRQVAIALPSSHVITKKIIVMAGQREDELELLVESEANQYIPFPLDEVNLDFQVLGPAPSSPDEIEVLIAASRKEKVEDRVAVAESAGLKPKVLDVESYAMLAAFELIEAQLPEGGKGKIIALVDIGANVMNFTVLRNGQQLYAREQAFGGNQLTQDIARMFGMSFEEAEAEKRRNTLPEKYEAELLRPFLESLALELSRALQFFFTSTQFNEVNHIVLAGGCAVIPGVDEVVASRTQINTIIANPFANMLLAERVRGKNLLADASSLMVACGLALRRFDA
- a CDS encoding PilN domain-containing protein; the protein is MIRINLLPHREEKRRARRQQFYALLGLVTLLAGLIGVLVYSVIAGYISAQDARNDFLKKEIAVLNKEIDQIKRLKEQSDALMERKRIIESLQRDRAEAVRLLSELAKQMPEGVYLRSLKQEGQRISLGGYAQSSARVSTLMRNIEASPWLEKPQLLEIKAVLVDKRRLNEFTMNASIKRTTVGGGEQK
- a CDS encoding shikimate kinase translates to MGAGKTTIGKALARRLAYHFVDTDHEVEARTGVGLPTIFEIEGEDGFRRREAQVIAELADLDAQVVATGGGAVLRPENRQNLRASGLVIYLDVPLPTLHERTRHDKKRPLLQVSDPRQRLRELHAQRDPLYREVADLVVSGSRITVQSVLNLLIKKVGEP
- a CDS encoding efflux RND transporter periplasmic adaptor subunit, with the protein product MRLNTAFPQNTLLLLALLALLAACGKEPVAPEPTRPVLTRVLGESAGDEFLDYSGEVRSRYEIPLAFRIPGKISARLVDTGAVVKAGEVLARLDPADTTLAATAASAQLDLAAADLGRFRNLHARNFVSQAALDAQETRFRAALAQAELARNQTAYTVLRAEQAGIVGFVTAEVGQVVAAGQTVMRLARADTLEVAISIPETHMPELRALRSAEVSLWAENEAIYLGTLREVSAVADPVTRSYAARVSIHHPDARVLLGMTARVHFHRPDGKAHLTVPLTAIFQHAGQPALWVVSAEQTVTLRPVAIARYREDAAVLDSGVQAGERIVVAGVHKLSSGEHVKVIEQAPRFDEPLPKKDRQGTSRR
- a CDS encoding type 4a pilus biogenesis protein PilO; this translates as MKASALQNIDVRAIFRDFQDLNPKDVGTWPLVPRVAILLALFLLILLGGWWFFWDEQLVSLENKQQTELKLRDEFVAKKKLAVNLDLYVQRLNEIDRSFGALLKQLPNKSEVEALLVEINQAGMGRGLQFELFKPGAEQVKDFYAELPINVRLTGSYHDFGAFAGDIGKLSRIVTLNNIAIAQGKDGGLVMDAITKTFRYLDEEELAAKRKAAQAAKAGKK
- a CDS encoding efflux RND transporter permease subunit, translated to MIFPNLSEWALRHRSLVAYLIVLLMLGGVLAYIRLGRAEDPDFTFKAMVVRTLWPGATANEMQLQVTERIEKRLQEVPWVDVLRSQTRSGESLITVLLKDYTPKKEVPETWYQVRKKIGDMRHTLPQGVLGPFINDEFGDTFINIYALTGDGFDLATLRREADRIARELRQVPDVKKIELIGVQEEKIYIEVAHAKLATLGLNPLTIFDALQKHNAMTPAGFYETPSDRVRIRVSGDFKSLESIREIGIQADGHRFRLGDIATIERGFADPPTPRMRVQGQDAIGIAIAMNKGGDVIRLGDRLRAETERLQKQLPLGIDMHIVADQPQIVRQSMNLFMSSLAEAVLIVLAVSFLSLGMRTGTVVALSIPLVLAVTFLLMAVFGIDLQRISLGALVISLGLLVDDAIIAVEMMVVKMEQGWDRFRAATFAYTSTAFPMLTGTLITAVGFMPVGLARSGAGEYTFSIFAVVSIALLVSWVVAVLFTPYLGYLLLDADKLHHKAQQHGQDTYQTPFYRHVRATIEWSLRHRWLVIAATLAAFVAALSGLGLGVQKQFFPASSRPELLVDLWLPNGASLLATKTAAIKVESILTESEMKRSIKYFASYLGNGSPRFYLPLDQQLFNDNFAQLVITTHDLAAREDLKRRLEERFGDVGGEWSGLRARVLRLENGPPVGFPVVFRVSGEDLEKLQRLAAAVADVMRANPHLKEVNFDWNEMGKMIRIDIDQDRARALGVSSQELSAFLHSMLTGVAVTQMRAGDQLVDVIARAAGDERTRISALADINIPTRSGRYVPLAQLAKISFALEDTVIARRNRLPTISVRADLRDGMQAPAVTAQIDPLLDDLRARMPQGFRIEAGGASEESAKGENSIKAVMPLMLIGVITLLMIQLQNVGRMLLVLFTAPLGLIGVALALLIFQVPFGFVANLGVIALSGMIMRNSVILVDQIEQDEKAGKPAWEAIIGSTVRRFRPIMLTAAAAILAMIPLTRSVFWGPMAVAIMGGLIVATLLTLWFLPALYAACYRVRPTEG
- a CDS encoding pilus assembly protein PilP, whose amino-acid sequence is MRRLVALLGTLFLVACSTGDHEDLREWMKTAAQDTKAKIPPLPVVEPYEPASYDVGGLFDPFKPAKVGPEEKKGGGGLRPDLDRPKEPLELYPLESLKYVGVMTRNKVSYAIIQVEGTLYQIKIGNYMGQNFGVVVNVSEADVTLRELVQDSAGDWVERTSTLLLQEKGAK
- a CDS encoding type IV pilus secretin PilQ, translated to MKYIKQYLFGLVAGALWALGTANAQEDVRPNSIESMNVVQQGSVLNVKLTFKEPLRALPAAFSVAKPARMAFDFPNTTNGLGKSSQAYNEGDLKSANIVQAEDRTRVVLNLHKAMTYEATIDGNSLLLALVPSATTVGMAQIEHFAQARPSALSNTIRDIAFRRGKDGEGRITVDLTDANAGIDIKQQGSTLVVDFAKVTVPETLRKRLDVTDFATPVLTVQTDQQGANTRMIITPRGLWEHNAYQSDSQFVIEVKQVIVNPNKLVQGSRGGYQGEKLSLNFQNVDVRRLLQVIGEFTGMNMVVSDSVSGSITLILKDVPWDQALDIIMQQKGLDMRKNGNVILIAPREEIATKEKLDFESKVQIGDLEPLQTESFQMNYIKAEAVQKLLIDPKQTLLSKRGSALLDDRSNMMFVKDTPSRLDDVRAMIAKVDIPARQVMIEARIVEAGDSFAKNLGIRLSFGATNKTSSVDSVTGRVTTTVEQVKDKGYIVNSDPRSSSFGLVNLPATPRSGTPGLLNLSLYDNSLTQFLNLEISALEADGRGKVISSPRVMTANQVEAIIEQGVEIPYQQATSSGATSVSFRKANLSLKVKPQITPDGKITMTLDVNKDTPNTRLSTGAGVAIDTKHVKTEVLVENGGTVVIGGIYTQEKRTNTQRIPFFGDLPYVGWMFKNREWIDDKTELLVFITPRIVVENLSLR